From one Ictalurus punctatus breed USDA103 chromosome 20, Coco_2.0, whole genome shotgun sequence genomic stretch:
- the LOC108280315 gene encoding netrin-G1: MDQKSDVFPSRISQSAEFRILGRGGSGAGKWMRVCSKHYWNTSRPVIGCGLKPENSGIRVGECVCVCVCVCVCVCVRAIQHSPASWGHYDICKSQLYTDDGLMWHYMACQPESTDMTKYVKVNLEPENITCGEPPEIYCALENPYMCNNECDAATEELAHPPELMFDAEGRNPTTFWQSTTWKTYPKPLQVNITLSWDKTIELTDDIVITFESGRPEQMVLEKSLDYGRTWQPYQFYATDCLDAFTMEPRSVREISQRTLLDIICTEDYSRGYVWKYDKTVRFEIKDRFALFAGPQLHNMASLYGQLDTTRNLRDFFTLTDLRVRLLRPATGATTVDEDNLSRYFYAISDIKVQGRCKCNLHANSCVFDKGKLSCECEHNTTGPDCSRCKKHYQGRAWSPGSYLPIPKGTANVCEYHTHTPAGRPNVSSLGVANRNQARVCDDVLLRCQNGGVCVLHQRCHCPPGFSGVLCETERCRGGQSCEELRSGRDRLRLSSLPLFYSIALSLSSLLCV; this comes from the exons ATGGATCAGAAATCTGATGTTTTTCCGAGTCGGATTTCCCAGTCTGCTGAGTTCCGAATACTAGGACGAGGAGGAAGTGGCGCGGGCAAGTGGATGAGAGTGTGTAGTAAACACTATTGGAACACCTCCCGTCCTGTCATTGG ATGTGGATTAAAACCGGAGAACTCTGGGATCCGtgtaggtgagtgtgtgtgtgtgtgtgtgtgtgtgtgtgtgtgtgtgtgtgt CCGTGCAATACAGCACTCCCCGGCCTCCTGGGGGCACTACGACATCTGCAAATCACAACTTTACACAGATGATGGACTCATGTGGCATTACATGGCGTGCCAGCCAGAATCCACCGACATGACCAAATACGTAAAAGTGAATCTGGAGCCGGAGAACATCACGTGTGGAGAACCGCCCGAGATCTACTGCGCTCTG GAGAACCCGTACATGTGCAATAACGAATGTGACGCCGCTACAGAGGAACTCGCTCACCCTCCCGAGCTCATGTTCGACGCTGAGGGTCGAAACCCCACCACGTTTTGGCAGTCGACCACGTGGAAAACGTACCCCAAACCTCTGCAGGTGAACATCACGCTGTCGTGGGATAAAACCATCGAGCTGACGGACGACATCGTGATCACGTTCGAATCGGGTCGACCCGAGCAGATGGTTCTGGAGAAGTCTCTGGACTACGGGAGAACGTGGCAGCCGTACCAGTTCTACGCCACCGACTGCCTGGACGCCTTCACCATGGAGCCCAGGTCAGTGCGGGAGATTTCCCAACGCACGCTGCTGGACATCATCTGCACCGAAGACTATTCCCGAGGTTACGTCTGGAAATATGACAAAACGGTACGGTTCGAGATCAAAGACCGTTTCGCGCTGTTCGCCGGCCCACAGCTGCACAACATGGCGTCTTTATACGGACAGTTAGACACCACCAGGAACCTGAGGGACTTTTTTACACTGACAGATTTACGAGTCAGACTTTTACGGCCCGCGACAGGAGCCACGACGGTGGACGAGGACAATCTGTCCAGATATTTCTACGCCATTTCAGACATCAAAGTCCAAGGCAG GTGTAAGTGTAACCTCCATGCCAACTCGTGTGTGTTTGATAAAGGGAAGCTGAGCTGTGAGTGTGAACACAACACGACGGGACCCGACTGTTCACGCTGCAAAAAACACTATCAGGGCCGAGCGTGGAGCCCGGGGTCGTACCTGCCCATTCCCAAGGGCACGGCTAACGTGTGTgagtaccacacacacacac CTGCAGGTCGGCCGAACGTCTCGTCTCTTGGAGTCGCGAATCGAAATCAAG CTCGAGTGTGTGACGACGTGCTGCTGCGCTGTCAGAACGGTGGAGTGTGTGTTCTGCACCAGCGTTGTCACTGTCCTCCGGGATTTTCTGGAGTTTTGTGTGAAACGGAGCGATGCCGCGGAGGCCAGTCCTGTGAAGAGCTCCGATCGGGACGTGACCGTCTCCGTCTCTCGTCTCTGCCTCTCTTTTATTCcatcgctctctcgctctcgtctCTCCTCTGCGTCTGA